In Luteitalea sp. TBR-22, one genomic interval encodes:
- the treY gene encoding malto-oligosyltrehalose synthase, translating to MSLRTPAWTPASTYRLQLGPDLTFRQVEAVVPYLAALGVDGLYLSPMLKARPGSTHGYDICDHAAVNPDLGTEEDLASLAATATAHGMGLVSDIVPNHMGVDPRANPWWREVLENGPCSPYAEYFDIDWEPVTPHLRQKVLLPILGEQYGVVLERGELRLEYDDGRLWLRYFEHRLPVNPRQTPLVLRHAGTALQAQLGDAHPAVIEFLSILEGLHNLPPYTDTHPERIAIRQREKEVHRARLVRLVAEAPVVAEAIEDAVQLVNGRPGDTASFDELHGLLEAQPYRLASWRTAVDEINYRRFFDVNELAGVCVEHEAVFEATHALVGRWLREGVVRGLRLDHPDGLFDPAAYFTRLQALARRETGVDAPLYVVAEKILSGDERLRADWEVHGTTGYESLNEINGLFVDPAGLRRLRRLHARLTGAREPLDEIVYEAKRLIMNTAMSSELGVLADALSRIARGDRHTRDFTLNSLRELITEYVACIPVYRTYASHRGWTREDEAIVDRTIAEAERRNPAMERSLFRFLRDVLLPGEPVLDDPSASAMRERRLAFAMKLQQYTGPVQAKGVEDTTFYRHNVLVSLNEVGADPGRPVPSVDDVHAAARERQRDWPLAMVTLSTHDTKLGEDVRARIHALSEWPEAWQEAVGRALRAAAPARTLRRNTWGPDRLDEYRFLQVLVGCWPPGVPVASPAPADLVERLKAYMLKAIREAKRHTSWIAQNEAYESATMAYVAEVLTGSVSGRVLGALRPIAERIARRGVSNSLAQVVLKSTLPGIPDTYQGAEDWKFDLVDPDNRRPVPFDALATRLAAIDAERTTGASGADAVRGWLEAWPDGRIKQHVVATLLRARRGQPELWHHGDYRPLTVDLSVDASAMAFARTHPTHGWVIVIVGLRTGRLPGEWPVGAAWATSRAILPLDGPEAAWRDLLTGATVAPAATADTRWLFLARVLESLPVAVLVPATG from the coding sequence ATGAGCCTGCGGACACCGGCCTGGACGCCCGCGAGCACCTACCGCCTGCAGCTCGGCCCGGATCTCACGTTCCGGCAGGTGGAGGCGGTGGTGCCCTACCTGGCCGCGCTCGGCGTCGACGGTTTGTACCTCTCGCCGATGCTGAAGGCCCGGCCCGGCAGCACGCACGGCTACGACATCTGCGATCACGCCGCCGTGAACCCGGACCTCGGCACCGAGGAGGACCTCGCGTCGCTGGCCGCGACGGCGACGGCGCACGGCATGGGGCTCGTGTCCGACATCGTGCCGAACCACATGGGCGTCGACCCGCGCGCCAATCCGTGGTGGCGCGAGGTGCTCGAGAACGGCCCGTGCTCCCCGTACGCCGAGTACTTCGACATCGACTGGGAACCGGTGACGCCGCACCTCCGACAGAAGGTGCTGCTGCCGATCCTCGGCGAGCAGTACGGCGTGGTGCTCGAGCGCGGCGAACTGCGCCTGGAATACGACGATGGTCGGCTGTGGCTGCGGTACTTCGAGCACCGGCTGCCGGTCAACCCGCGGCAGACGCCACTGGTGCTGCGACACGCCGGCACGGCGCTGCAGGCGCAACTCGGCGACGCGCACCCGGCCGTCATCGAGTTCCTGAGCATCCTCGAGGGCCTGCACAACCTGCCCCCCTACACCGACACGCACCCGGAGCGCATCGCCATCCGGCAGCGCGAGAAGGAAGTGCACCGCGCGCGGCTCGTGCGACTGGTCGCGGAGGCGCCCGTCGTCGCCGAGGCGATCGAGGACGCCGTGCAACTGGTGAACGGCAGGCCGGGCGACACCGCGTCGTTCGACGAACTGCACGGGCTGCTCGAGGCACAGCCCTACCGGCTGGCGTCGTGGCGGACGGCCGTCGACGAGATCAACTACCGCCGGTTCTTCGACGTGAACGAGCTCGCGGGCGTGTGCGTGGAGCACGAGGCGGTCTTCGAGGCGACGCATGCGCTGGTCGGGCGATGGCTGCGCGAAGGCGTGGTGCGCGGGCTCCGCCTCGATCACCCCGACGGCCTGTTCGACCCCGCGGCCTACTTCACCCGGCTGCAGGCGCTGGCCCGGCGCGAGACCGGCGTCGATGCGCCCCTGTACGTGGTCGCCGAGAAGATCCTCTCCGGCGACGAGCGCCTGCGGGCCGACTGGGAGGTGCACGGCACGACGGGCTACGAGAGCCTCAACGAGATCAACGGCCTGTTCGTCGATCCTGCCGGCCTGCGCCGGCTGCGGCGCCTGCATGCCCGCCTGACCGGCGCGCGCGAGCCGCTCGACGAGATCGTGTACGAGGCCAAGCGGCTGATCATGAACACGGCGATGTCGAGCGAGCTCGGCGTGCTCGCCGACGCGCTCTCCCGCATCGCCCGCGGCGACCGGCACACGCGCGACTTCACGCTGAACAGCCTGCGCGAGCTGATCACCGAGTACGTGGCGTGCATCCCGGTGTACCGCACCTACGCGAGTCACCGCGGCTGGACGCGCGAGGACGAGGCCATCGTCGATCGCACGATCGCCGAGGCCGAGCGGCGCAATCCGGCGATGGAGCGGTCGCTCTTCCGGTTCCTGCGCGACGTGCTGCTGCCGGGCGAGCCGGTCCTCGACGATCCGTCGGCCAGCGCGATGCGCGAGCGGCGGCTCGCCTTCGCCATGAAGCTGCAGCAGTACACGGGTCCGGTGCAGGCCAAGGGCGTCGAGGACACGACCTTCTACCGGCACAACGTGCTGGTGTCGCTCAACGAGGTGGGCGCCGACCCGGGCCGGCCGGTGCCATCGGTCGACGACGTGCACGCGGCGGCGCGGGAGCGCCAGCGCGACTGGCCGCTGGCGATGGTGACCCTCTCGACCCACGACACCAAGCTCGGCGAGGACGTGCGGGCCCGCATCCACGCGCTGTCGGAGTGGCCCGAGGCGTGGCAGGAGGCAGTAGGCCGGGCGCTGCGGGCCGCCGCGCCGGCACGCACGCTGCGACGCAACACGTGGGGGCCCGACCGCCTCGACGAGTATCGCTTCCTGCAGGTGCTGGTGGGCTGCTGGCCGCCCGGCGTGCCAGTGGCCTCGCCCGCGCCGGCCGACCTGGTGGAACGGTTGAAGGCGTACATGCTCAAGGCCATCAGGGAGGCCAAGCGGCACACCAGCTGGATTGCGCAGAACGAGGCGTACGAGTCGGCGACGATGGCGTACGTGGCCGAGGTGCTCACGGGGAGCGTGTCGGGCCGGGTGCTCGGGGCGCTGCGCCCGATCGCCGAGCGGATCGCGCGACGCGGCGTGTCCAACAGCCTCGCCCAGGTGGTCCTCAAGTCGACGCTGCCCGGGATTCCGGACACCTACCAGGGCGCCGAGGACTGGAAGTTCGACCTCGTCGATCCCGACAACCGGCGGCCGGTGCCGTTCGACGCGCTGGCGACGCGGCTGGCGGCGATCGACGCGGAGCGGACGACGGGAGCGTCCGGTGCCGACGCGGTGCGCGGCTGGCTCGAGGCCTGGCCCGACGGGCGCATCAAGCAGCACGTCGTCGCCACGCTGCTGCGGGCGCGGCGCGGGCAGCCCGAGCTCTGGCACCACGGTGACTACCGGCCGCTGACCGTGGACCTCTCCGTCGATGCCTCGGCGATGGCGTTCGCTCGGACGCACCCGACCCACGGCTGGGTGATCGTCATCGTCGGCTTACGCACCGGCAGACTGCCGGGCGAGTGGCCGGTGGGCGCCGCGTGGGCGACGTCGCGGGCGATCCTGCCGCTTGACGGGCCGGAAGCGGCGTGGCGGGACCTGCTGACGGGCGCGACGGTTGCCCCCGCCGCCACGGCCGATACACGCTGGCTCTTCCTTGCGCGCGTCCTCGAGTCGCTGCCGGTGGCCGTGCTCGTTC
- the treZ gene encoding malto-oligosyltrehalose trehalohydrolase: MSVAWTPTFGTRLDARGATFRVCAPGAREVRLLREGHAAVPLARVVEDTFEVSVPGVRAGDRYRLQRDDDPAWPDPCTRWQPDGVHGPSMVIDPDAFAWTDEGWRGVPRHALVVYELHVGTFTEEGTFAAAMARLPDLVELGVTAIELMPVAAFPGTRNWGYDGAALFAPSERYGHPDDLRALVDRAHALGLAVLLDVVYNHLGPDGAYLAAWMPTVFTDRHTSPWGRGINLDGPGSAQVRRLLCDNALHWLLEYHLDGLRLDATHALTDASAEHLLTQLAREVEAHVTGREVHLIAEDERNLDTLLLPIAEGGHGMTGVWADDFHHTVRRHLAGDHEAWFSDFRGSTDEIAAAVADGWVFSGQHAVHYDGPRGTSPARVPIEASVICLQNHDQVGNRAHGDRLHHQIDMAAWLAAHVLLLTAPETPLLFMGQEWAASTPFLFFTDHGDGLGERVVEGRRHEFRRFSAFSAPEARERIPSPQAPGTWQASRLDWRERERSPHAEALAQTRALLAIRRAHLGMVRDRTRVRCVALNAQALWLTQPSALGGTLATYVDFSGRGTREIAVESVQAVTDDQRRGETPRPTLGGLGETPRPALLAGSMDATVRVDAGRLIIDGPNAPLGVVLHLAGGVA; this comes from the coding sequence ATGAGCGTGGCGTGGACACCGACGTTCGGCACGCGGCTCGACGCTCGCGGCGCGACGTTCCGCGTCTGCGCGCCGGGGGCGCGCGAGGTGAGGCTCCTGCGCGAGGGCCATGCGGCAGTGCCGCTGGCGCGGGTCGTCGAGGACACGTTCGAGGTGTCGGTGCCGGGGGTACGGGCCGGTGATCGGTACCGGCTCCAGCGAGACGACGATCCGGCCTGGCCCGATCCCTGTACGCGCTGGCAGCCCGATGGCGTGCACGGCCCGTCGATGGTGATCGATCCGGACGCCTTCGCCTGGACCGACGAGGGCTGGCGCGGCGTTCCCCGCCATGCGCTGGTCGTGTACGAGCTGCACGTGGGCACGTTCACCGAGGAGGGCACGTTCGCCGCGGCGATGGCGCGGCTGCCCGACCTCGTCGAGCTCGGGGTGACCGCGATCGAACTGATGCCGGTCGCGGCGTTCCCGGGCACCCGCAACTGGGGCTACGACGGCGCGGCGCTCTTCGCCCCGTCGGAGCGCTACGGGCATCCAGACGATCTCCGGGCGCTTGTGGACCGCGCCCACGCGCTCGGCCTCGCCGTGCTGCTCGACGTGGTCTACAACCACCTCGGGCCCGACGGCGCGTACCTGGCGGCGTGGATGCCCACCGTGTTCACCGACCGCCACACGTCGCCGTGGGGCCGCGGCATCAACCTCGATGGTCCCGGCTCGGCGCAGGTGCGTCGGCTGCTGTGCGACAACGCGCTGCACTGGCTGCTCGAGTACCACCTCGACGGCCTGCGGCTCGACGCCACCCACGCGCTCACCGACGCGAGCGCGGAGCACCTGCTCACGCAACTGGCGCGCGAGGTCGAGGCGCACGTCACCGGTCGCGAGGTGCACCTGATCGCCGAGGACGAGCGCAACCTCGACACGCTGCTGCTGCCGATCGCCGAGGGTGGCCACGGTATGACCGGCGTGTGGGCCGACGACTTCCACCACACCGTCCGTCGGCACCTCGCTGGCGACCACGAAGCGTGGTTCTCGGACTTCCGCGGCAGCACCGACGAGATCGCCGCTGCCGTCGCCGACGGCTGGGTGTTCAGCGGTCAGCATGCCGTGCACTACGACGGGCCGCGCGGCACGTCGCCGGCCCGGGTGCCGATCGAGGCCTCGGTGATCTGCCTGCAGAACCACGACCAGGTCGGCAACCGTGCCCACGGCGACCGCCTGCACCACCAGATCGACATGGCGGCATGGCTGGCGGCGCACGTGCTGCTGTTGACCGCCCCGGAGACACCGTTGCTCTTCATGGGACAGGAGTGGGCCGCCTCGACGCCGTTCCTCTTCTTCACCGATCACGGCGACGGGCTCGGCGAGCGGGTCGTGGAGGGGCGTCGGCACGAGTTCCGGCGCTTCTCGGCCTTCAGCGCCCCCGAGGCGCGTGAGCGCATCCCGAGCCCACAGGCGCCGGGCACGTGGCAGGCGAGTCGGCTCGACTGGCGCGAACGCGAGCGGTCGCCGCATGCCGAGGCCCTGGCGCAGACGCGCGCGCTGCTCGCCATCCGTCGGGCGCACCTCGGCATGGTCCGCGATCGCACGCGCGTGCGCTGCGTGGCGCTCAACGCGCAGGCGCTGTGGCTGACGCAACCGTCGGCGCTCGGCGGCACGCTGGCGACGTACGTGGACTTCTCGGGGCGCGGCACGCGGGAGATCGCGGTCGAATCCGTGCAGGCTGTCACAGACGACCAACGGCGCGGTGAGACACCGCGCCCTACCTTGGGTGGGCTCGGTGAGACACCGCGCCCTGCCTTGCTTGCCGGCTCGATGGATGCGACGGTCCGTGTCGACGCCGGGCGGTTGATCATCGACGGTCCCAACGCGCCGCTTGGGGTCGTCCTGCACCTGGCAGGAGGCGTGGCATGA
- the treS gene encoding maltose alpha-D-glucosyltransferase — protein sequence MDEFTRGPHPDWYKDAVIYQVHVRTFHDGNDDGIGDFTGLIRKLDYLQALGVNTIWVLPFYPSPLRDDGYDIGHYQGVHPAYGTLRDVKRFLREAHSRNLRVITELVMNHTSDQHPWFQAARHAPPGSPARDFYVWSDTNRKYEGTRIIFTDTETSNWTWDPVANAYYWHRFFHHQPDLNFDNPRVMRAMLRIMKFWLDLGVDAFRLDAIPYLIEREGTSCESLPETHALIKQVRRFLDDQYPGRVLLAEANQWPADVSAYFGDGDECHMAFHFPLMPRLYMAIEREDREPIVEILRQTPDIPPSCQWALFLRNHDELTLEMVTPEEREYMYGAFAEDPRMRINVGIRRRLAPLVDGDRRRIELLHVLLFSLPGTPVVYYGDEIGMGDNIYLSDRHGVRTPMQWTGDRNGGFSRADPQRLCAPPVMDPVFGFQAVNVEAQERSPASLLNWMRTMIATRQAHPTFGRGDVDFVETGNRRVLAFTRTYRDDRVLVVANLSGQVQTARVQTRLEGVPVEMLGATRMPPLDKGGLTVTLAPYGWYWLHVLDAADPRASGEALVDTRRHALPDLLVSERWDTLLDGPGRAVLERRYLRPYLERQPWYRAPGPDVRGVRIASHALARGGNEPVVLAAVDVEGDVDTYRYGLVLTFTSGPRGEELLDKHPDRVVARIAGARTGVLHEVIEADAARVLMRLLTDGTRVPGRDGVFDAASQGPAVLADHEPYSAVPTTLGQTVVTCGAAAEIKIRRRLLAGRSQEQLLLGALSQNIDVELPVPYASLDLLTPDGRRWPFLLLRSRVPATEDGWVRAQRLVSRWLAEPRTAGEVADPFAWLREGRDAPRLDSEPLHEVERMARILGRRVASTHVAIAMAPAGASGGGPREDEGATRDREMADAALAALVDLPPDARSRWATLLAGPAARRVLATGPLLGALARWRWTDGEPVPVDPDDATARRETQTGDHGERDIGGLAADLAYVAVTAIVHAPGRDLHDPHARTWWAVATWALVRGWQEELAAAGHEAPPVATLVEGLRASLIWRWLVDAVGAGEARRHMARTVLADLAARPVGEPS from the coding sequence ATGGACGAGTTCACGCGTGGGCCCCACCCCGACTGGTACAAGGACGCGGTCATCTACCAGGTGCACGTCCGCACCTTCCACGACGGCAACGACGATGGCATCGGCGACTTCACGGGCCTGATCCGCAAGCTCGACTACCTGCAGGCGCTCGGCGTCAACACCATCTGGGTGCTGCCCTTCTACCCCTCGCCGCTGCGCGACGATGGATACGACATCGGTCACTACCAGGGCGTGCACCCCGCCTACGGCACGTTGCGCGACGTGAAGCGCTTCCTGCGGGAGGCGCATTCGCGCAACCTCCGGGTGATCACCGAACTGGTGATGAACCACACCTCGGACCAGCACCCGTGGTTCCAGGCGGCGCGCCACGCGCCCCCCGGCTCGCCGGCCCGCGACTTCTACGTGTGGAGCGACACCAACCGGAAGTACGAAGGCACGCGCATCATCTTCACCGACACCGAGACGTCAAACTGGACGTGGGATCCGGTCGCCAACGCGTACTACTGGCACCGCTTCTTCCACCACCAGCCGGACCTGAACTTCGACAACCCGCGGGTGATGCGGGCGATGCTGCGCATCATGAAGTTCTGGCTCGACCTCGGCGTCGACGCGTTCCGGCTCGACGCGATCCCGTACCTGATCGAGCGCGAGGGCACCTCGTGCGAGAGCCTGCCGGAGACCCACGCGCTGATCAAGCAGGTGCGCCGCTTCCTCGACGACCAGTACCCGGGCCGCGTGCTGCTGGCCGAGGCCAACCAGTGGCCGGCCGACGTCAGCGCCTACTTCGGCGACGGCGACGAGTGCCACATGGCGTTCCACTTCCCGCTCATGCCGCGGCTGTACATGGCCATCGAGCGCGAGGACCGCGAGCCCATCGTCGAGATCCTGCGCCAGACGCCCGACATCCCGCCGAGCTGCCAGTGGGCGCTGTTCCTGCGCAACCACGACGAGCTGACGCTGGAGATGGTGACGCCCGAGGAGCGCGAGTACATGTACGGCGCCTTCGCCGAGGATCCGCGCATGCGGATCAACGTCGGGATCCGCCGGCGGCTGGCGCCGCTGGTCGACGGCGACCGTCGGCGCATCGAGTTGCTCCACGTGCTGCTGTTCTCGCTGCCCGGCACGCCGGTGGTGTACTACGGCGACGAGATCGGCATGGGCGACAACATCTACCTGTCGGACCGGCACGGCGTGCGCACGCCGATGCAGTGGACCGGCGATCGCAACGGCGGCTTCTCGCGCGCCGACCCGCAGCGGCTGTGCGCGCCGCCGGTCATGGACCCGGTGTTCGGCTTCCAGGCGGTGAACGTCGAGGCGCAGGAGCGCTCCCCGGCGTCGCTGCTCAACTGGATGCGCACGATGATCGCGACGCGCCAGGCCCATCCGACGTTCGGCCGCGGCGACGTGGACTTCGTGGAGACCGGCAACCGCCGCGTGCTCGCCTTCACGCGCACCTACCGGGACGACCGCGTGCTCGTCGTCGCCAACCTGTCGGGGCAGGTGCAGACCGCGCGCGTGCAGACGCGGCTCGAGGGCGTGCCCGTGGAGATGCTCGGCGCGACGCGCATGCCGCCGCTCGACAAGGGCGGGCTCACCGTGACCCTGGCCCCCTACGGCTGGTACTGGCTCCACGTGCTCGACGCCGCCGATCCGCGCGCCTCGGGAGAGGCCCTGGTCGACACGCGTCGTCACGCGCTGCCCGACCTGCTGGTGAGCGAGCGCTGGGACACGCTGCTCGACGGCCCCGGGCGGGCGGTGCTGGAGCGACGGTACCTGCGCCCGTACCTCGAGCGGCAGCCCTGGTACCGCGCGCCGGGGCCAGACGTGCGCGGCGTGCGCATCGCCAGCCACGCGCTGGCCCGCGGCGGCAACGAGCCGGTGGTGCTCGCGGCCGTGGACGTCGAGGGCGACGTCGACACGTACCGCTACGGTCTCGTGCTCACCTTCACCTCCGGGCCACGCGGCGAGGAACTGCTCGACAAGCACCCCGATCGTGTCGTCGCCCGGATCGCCGGCGCCCGAACGGGCGTGCTGCACGAGGTGATCGAGGCCGACGCGGCGCGCGTGCTGATGCGCCTGTTGACCGACGGGACGCGGGTGCCCGGTCGCGACGGCGTGTTCGACGCGGCGTCGCAGGGGCCGGCCGTGCTGGCCGACCACGAGCCGTACTCGGCCGTGCCGACCACGCTCGGGCAGACCGTGGTGACGTGCGGCGCTGCGGCCGAGATCAAGATCAGGCGACGGCTGCTCGCCGGGCGCTCGCAGGAGCAGCTCCTGCTCGGCGCGCTGTCGCAGAACATCGACGTGGAACTGCCGGTGCCGTACGCGAGCCTCGACCTGCTGACACCCGACGGCCGGCGTTGGCCCTTCCTGCTGCTCCGCTCGCGCGTCCCGGCGACCGAGGACGGCTGGGTGCGGGCGCAACGCCTCGTGTCGCGCTGGCTCGCCGAGCCGCGCACCGCGGGTGAGGTGGCCGATCCCTTCGCCTGGCTGCGCGAGGGTCGCGACGCGCCTCGCCTTGACAGCGAACCGCTGCACGAGGTGGAGCGCATGGCGCGCATCCTCGGGCGGCGGGTGGCGTCGACCCACGTGGCGATCGCCATGGCCCCGGCCGGCGCCTCCGGCGGCGGCCCGCGCGAGGACGAGGGCGCGACGCGCGATCGCGAGATGGCCGATGCGGCGCTCGCGGCGCTCGTCGACCTGCCCCCCGACGCACGGAGCCGGTGGGCGACGCTGCTGGCCGGCCCGGCGGCCAGGCGCGTGCTCGCCACGGGGCCACTGCTCGGCGCCCTGGCGCGCTGGCGATGGACCGACGGCGAGCCAGTGCCCGTCGATCCGGACGACGCGACGGCGCGGCGCGAGACGCAGACCGGCGATCATGGCGAGCGCGACATCGGCGGACTGGCCGCCGATCTGGCGTACGTGGCGGTGACGGCAATCGTCCATGCACCCGGGCGCGACCTGCACGATCCGCACGCGCGGACCTGGTGGGCGGTGGCGACGTGGGCGCTGGTGCGCGGCTGGCAGGAGGAACTCGCGGCCGCCGGACACGAGGCGCCGCCGGTGGCGACGCTCGTCGAGGGCCTGCGCGCCAGCCTGATCTGGCGCTGGCTCGTCGATGCGGTGGGCGCCGGCGAAGCCCGTCGCCACATGGCGCGCACGGTGCTTGCCGATCTGGCGGCGCGTCCGGTCGGGGAACCTTCATGA
- the glgX gene encoding glycogen debranching protein GlgX: MKVWPGSPYPLGATWDGIGVNFALFSEHATGVDLCLFDSPYAGRESHRIPLRQRTEQVWHGYLPEVRPGQLYGYRVHGPYDLREGHRFNPAKLVFDPYAKAVGRNVRWHDSMFGFTVGSPDSRDDRDNAAYAPLASVVDPAFTWADDHRLKRPWHETVIYELHVRGFTKRHPGIPEDLRGSYLGLASEAAIEHLLKLGVTAVELLPVHHHIDDWHLVKAGLSNYWGYNTLGYFAPDLRYSVSRSAYGSVREFKSMVRALHAAGLEVILDVVYNHTAEGSHLGPTLSLRGIDNVSYYRLSPGDRRYYEDFTGTGNTLNMQSPRVLQLIMDSLRYWVLEMHVDGFRFDLASALARELHAVDKLGSFFDIIHQDPVLSQVKLIAEPWDLGEGGYQVGNFPVGWTEWNGRYRDSVRRFWRGDGGQVSEFATRLAGSSDLYEATGRLPSASINFVTCHDGFTLADLVSYERKHNDANGEQNRDGESNNLGMNFGVEGPTTDPVIRQARVQQRRNLMATLLLSQGVPMICGGDEMGRTQKGNNNAYCQDNDISWFHWELSEEDKDFLEFSRMLITLRQKHPVLRRQRYFQGRPLRGAGVKDLAWFDPSGVEMTDAMWSAPHVHALGVLLSGIAMDEINARGEPIVDDTLLVLLNADPQPRPFKLPHLGSGLAWTRVFDTGIEHQPVAPAERGAYPVAGRSVVLLRADERTRSVIR; this comes from the coding sequence ATGAAAGTCTGGCCAGGCTCTCCTTACCCCCTCGGCGCCACCTGGGATGGCATCGGGGTCAACTTCGCCCTCTTCTCGGAGCATGCGACCGGCGTCGACCTCTGCCTGTTCGATTCGCCCTACGCCGGCCGTGAGTCGCACCGCATCCCGCTGAGGCAACGCACCGAGCAGGTCTGGCACGGCTACCTGCCCGAGGTCCGCCCGGGCCAGCTGTACGGCTACCGCGTCCACGGTCCGTACGACCTCCGCGAAGGGCACCGCTTCAATCCCGCCAAGCTCGTCTTCGACCCGTACGCCAAGGCGGTCGGCCGCAACGTCCGCTGGCACGACAGCATGTTCGGGTTCACGGTGGGCTCGCCCGACAGCCGCGACGACCGCGACAACGCCGCCTACGCGCCGCTGGCCTCGGTGGTCGACCCGGCGTTCACCTGGGCCGACGACCACCGCCTCAAGCGCCCCTGGCACGAGACGGTGATCTACGAGCTGCACGTGCGCGGCTTCACCAAGCGCCACCCGGGCATCCCCGAGGACCTGCGCGGCAGCTACCTGGGCCTGGCGTCGGAAGCGGCGATCGAGCACCTGCTCAAGCTCGGCGTCACCGCGGTGGAACTGCTGCCGGTCCACCACCACATCGACGACTGGCACCTGGTCAAGGCGGGGCTCTCGAACTACTGGGGCTACAACACGCTCGGGTACTTCGCGCCCGACCTGCGGTACTCGGTGAGCCGGTCGGCGTACGGCTCGGTGCGCGAGTTCAAGTCGATGGTGCGGGCGCTGCACGCGGCGGGCCTCGAGGTGATCCTCGACGTGGTCTACAACCACACCGCCGAGGGCAGCCACCTCGGGCCGACGCTGTCGCTGCGCGGCATCGACAACGTGTCCTACTACCGGCTCTCGCCGGGCGACCGCCGCTACTACGAGGACTTCACGGGCACGGGCAACACGCTGAACATGCAGAGCCCGCGCGTGCTGCAGCTGATCATGGACAGCCTGCGGTACTGGGTGCTCGAGATGCACGTCGACGGCTTCCGCTTCGACCTCGCGAGCGCGCTGGCGCGCGAGCTGCACGCGGTGGACAAGCTGGGCTCGTTCTTCGACATCATCCACCAGGACCCGGTGCTGTCGCAGGTGAAGCTCATCGCCGAGCCGTGGGACCTCGGCGAGGGCGGCTACCAGGTCGGCAACTTCCCGGTCGGCTGGACCGAGTGGAACGGGCGCTACCGTGACTCGGTGCGGCGGTTCTGGCGGGGCGACGGCGGGCAGGTGTCCGAGTTCGCGACCCGCCTGGCGGGCAGCAGCGACCTGTACGAGGCGACCGGCCGCCTGCCGAGCGCCAGCATCAACTTCGTGACGTGCCACGACGGCTTCACGCTGGCCGACCTGGTCAGCTACGAGCGCAAGCACAACGACGCCAACGGCGAGCAGAACCGCGACGGCGAGTCCAACAACCTCGGCATGAACTTCGGCGTCGAGGGTCCGACGACCGATCCGGTGATCCGGCAGGCGCGCGTCCAGCAGCGGCGCAACCTCATGGCGACGCTGCTGCTGTCGCAGGGCGTGCCGATGATCTGCGGCGGCGACGAGATGGGCCGCACGCAGAAGGGCAACAACAACGCCTACTGCCAGGACAACGACATCAGCTGGTTCCACTGGGAGCTGAGCGAGGAGGACAAGGACTTCCTCGAGTTCTCGCGGATGCTGATCACGCTGCGCCAGAAGCATCCCGTGCTGCGCCGCCAGCGCTACTTCCAGGGACGGCCGCTGCGCGGCGCGGGCGTGAAGGACCTGGCGTGGTTCGACCCGTCGGGCGTCGAGATGACCGACGCAATGTGGTCGGCGCCGCACGTGCACGCGCTCGGGGTGCTGCTGAGCGGCATCGCCATGGACGAGATCAACGCGCGCGGCGAACCGATCGTCGACGACACGCTGCTGGTGCTGCTCAACGCCGACCCGCAGCCCCGGCCGTTCAAGCTGCCGCACCTGGGCAGCGGCCTGGCGTGGACGCGCGTGTTCGACACCGGCATCGAGCACCAGCCGGTCGCGCCCGCCGAACGCGGCGCCTATCCGGTGGCCGGACGCTCGGTCGTCCTGCTGCGCGCGGATGAGCGGACGCGCTCCGTCATCAGGTAA